From a region of the Deinococcus terrestris genome:
- a CDS encoding alanyl-tRNA editing protein, which translates to MTRLLYYDEPTQLSFAATVTAVEAGRVALDATAFHPEGGGQNADTGVLRWDGGEARVTDTQKDRATGSIWHTLEGSPPPMGTPVTGEVDAARRWRQMARHSGEHLLAQAFFRINPAFRVAAVGMRGPDCTLDLEGFPTEADAQAAEGLLRETLARHDLTLETRVVPEAELPSYPLRRPPQVRGQVRLVIFRDEAGVPFDVSACGGVHVPRAGMAAPVAVLRTERIRSGLTRVVFRAGEEAAEFLTATYRDARALAQGFSVGVPDLPARVAALVTERDALKVEAAALRTRLAAALVAAAPVGEVAGVPLRTLNLDDPTLLPDVLAATPPSEVCAAVTPGGRCGVGSGRAEVPAGALLGEVLKGTGGRGGGRADLAQGQTADPAAFLDAVRAALNVQTLSAP; encoded by the coding sequence ATGACCCGTCTGCTGTATTACGACGAACCCACGCAGCTCAGCTTCGCGGCCACGGTGACGGCGGTGGAGGCGGGCCGCGTCGCCCTCGACGCCACCGCCTTTCACCCTGAGGGCGGCGGCCAGAATGCCGACACGGGGGTGCTGCGCTGGGACGGCGGCGAGGCCCGCGTCACCGACACGCAGAAGGACCGGGCGACGGGGAGCATCTGGCACACGCTGGAGGGCAGCCCGCCCCCCATGGGCACGCCCGTCACGGGCGAGGTGGACGCGGCCCGCCGCTGGCGGCAGATGGCCCGCCACAGCGGGGAACACCTGCTCGCGCAGGCGTTTTTCCGGATCAACCCGGCCTTCCGCGTCGCGGCGGTTGGGATGCGCGGCCCCGACTGCACCCTGGACCTGGAGGGCTTTCCGACCGAGGCCGACGCGCAGGCCGCCGAGGGGCTGCTGCGAGAAACTCTGGCCCGCCACGACCTCACCCTGGAAACGCGGGTAGTCCCCGAGGCCGAGCTGCCGAGTTACCCACTGCGTCGCCCCCCCCAGGTGCGCGGACAGGTTCGCCTCGTGATCTTCCGGGATGAGGCGGGCGTGCCCTTCGACGTGAGCGCCTGCGGCGGCGTCCACGTTCCCCGCGCTGGGATGGCCGCACCTGTGGCCGTCCTGCGTACCGAGCGCATCCGCTCCGGCCTGACGCGGGTGGTGTTCCGGGCGGGGGAGGAGGCGGCCGAGTTCCTGACCGCCACCTACCGGGACGCGCGAGCACTGGCCCAGGGCTTCAGCGTGGGCGTGCCCGACCTGCCCGCGCGGGTGGCGGCGCTGGTCACCGAGCGGGACGCGCTGAAGGTGGAAGCGGCGGCCCTGCGAACCCGGCTCGCGGCGGCCCTGGTCGCGGCCGCCCCGGTGGGGGAGGTCGCGGGCGTGCCGCTGCGAACCCTGAACCTGGACGACCCCACCCTCCTCCCCGATGTGCTGGCGGCTACTCCCCCCAGCGAGGTCTGCGCCGCCGTCACTCCGGGCGGGCGCTGCGGGGTGGGCAGCGGGCGGGCCGAGGTTCCCGCCGGGGCGCTGCTAGGCGAGGTCCTGAAGGGGACGGGTGGCCGGGGCGGCGGGCGGGCCGACCTCGCTCAGGGGCAGACGGCCGACCCCGCCGCGTTTCTGGACGCGGTGCGGGCGGCCCTGAACGTGCAGACCCTTTCAGCCCCCTGA
- a CDS encoding branched-chain amino acid ABC transporter substrate-binding protein: protein MKSTALSLSVLAALALGSASAQTTVKIATLSPLSGGQSDLGTQIRNGAQLAVNEYKAQFQKLGMNLQLVAYDDQADPATGTAQARKIAADRSILAVVGTLNSGVAIPSSQALVSSRVAMVSPANTANNVTDRALSNMNRIVARDDAQGPAGANFLTDNLKAKRVYLLNDKTAYGEGLTKEVEKALKAKSVQVVGNEGTEEKSDFSSIIAKIRLQRPDAIYFGGIYNQIGVFIKQLREAGITTPVMGGDGMDSSELATIAGRGATNIYFTTVAAPIDALPAAKTFAANFQKTFKDQAQGFAAFGYDAAKVVLQGILAAHKANGNKVPSRTQVESAIRKGTFTGLLSGNVSFNSVGDRRSATLYVMNVQGGKYQLSARLPVRPARQ from the coding sequence ATGAAGAGCACCGCCCTGAGCCTGTCCGTGTTGGCCGCCCTCGCCCTGGGAAGCGCCAGCGCCCAGACCACCGTCAAGATCGCCACCCTCTCGCCGCTCTCCGGCGGGCAGAGCGACCTTGGGACCCAGATTCGCAACGGCGCCCAGCTTGCCGTGAACGAGTACAAGGCGCAGTTCCAGAAACTGGGGATGAACCTGCAACTCGTCGCCTATGACGATCAGGCCGATCCCGCGACCGGGACCGCGCAGGCCCGCAAGATCGCTGCGGACCGCTCCATCCTCGCAGTCGTCGGCACCCTGAACTCGGGCGTGGCGATTCCCAGCAGCCAGGCGCTCGTCTCCAGCCGCGTGGCGATGGTCAGCCCCGCGAACACTGCGAACAACGTGACCGACCGCGCCCTGAGCAACATGAACCGCATCGTGGCCCGTGACGACGCGCAGGGTCCGGCGGGCGCGAACTTCCTGACCGACAACCTCAAGGCCAAGCGGGTCTACCTGCTCAACGACAAGACCGCCTACGGCGAGGGCCTGACCAAGGAAGTGGAAAAGGCGCTGAAGGCCAAGAGCGTGCAGGTCGTGGGCAACGAGGGCACCGAGGAGAAGAGCGACTTTTCCTCCATCATCGCCAAGATCCGCCTGCAGCGCCCCGACGCGATCTACTTCGGCGGCATCTACAACCAGATCGGCGTCTTTATCAAGCAACTCCGGGAAGCCGGGATCACCACCCCGGTGATGGGCGGCGACGGCATGGACAGCTCCGAACTCGCGACCATCGCGGGCAGGGGCGCGACCAACATCTACTTCACGACCGTGGCCGCGCCCATCGACGCGCTTCCGGCAGCCAAGACCTTTGCCGCCAACTTCCAGAAGACCTTCAAGGATCAGGCCCAGGGCTTCGCAGCCTTTGGCTACGACGCCGCCAAGGTCGTGCTGCAGGGCATCCTGGCCGCGCACAAGGCCAATGGCAACAAGGTGCCCAGCCGCACGCAGGTCGAGTCCGCCATCCGCAAGGGCACCTTTACCGGGCTGCTCTCGGGCAACGTCAGCTTTAACAGCGTGGGTGACCGCAGGAGTGCCACCCTCTACGTGATGAACGTGCAGGGCGGCAAGTACCAGCTCTCGGCCCGCCTGCCCGTTCGTCCCGCCCGCCAGTAA
- a CDS encoding bifunctional metallophosphatase/5'-nucleotidase: protein MKHNFMLVGAALALSACTTAPKPSPATDPVNVTVVGVNDFHGNLLPSTNFRIPDPADRTKTITIPEVGGIEAIGGLLGQIRAENPNTVFVGVGDMTGASPLISALLRDEPTIKALSQLGMQVNVLGNHEFDYGLTELQRFQKGGCASNDLTRACKFENTFAGAGFSYIAANVVDEKTGARVFPAYKMVKVGGANVAFVGAVLRDTPTVVTPSGVAGLRFEDEVTAINRVVPLLKVAGADAIVALVHQGGAASDAFDIVDCKTLTGPIVDIAKTLDPAISAVMTGHTHNGYNCRVEGPDGQPRTVIQGSSNGRLLQRLDLKIDTVGNRVLDIKAQNVLVNVATAPKDPAMTAIVQKAKALTDPAAAQVVATLGVEQITRTANAAGESALGDVIADSQLAATRAPEKGGAVIAFMNPGGIRADLPVRPNPTRTVTYGDVFTVQPFGNTLTVVTLTGAQIKAVLEQQFDNPSPGGNRILQVSQGFAYTWDNSKPKGSKVVSMTLNGAAIDPAANYRVTINNFLADGGDNFTVFTQGTNRTGGDVDLDAFQNYLKANTVTPGPLNRITRLN, encoded by the coding sequence ATGAAACATAACTTCATGTTGGTCGGTGCCGCCCTCGCTCTGAGCGCGTGCACCACGGCTCCCAAGCCCTCCCCGGCGACTGACCCGGTCAATGTCACTGTTGTCGGCGTGAACGACTTCCACGGCAACCTGCTGCCCAGCACCAACTTCCGCATTCCCGATCCCGCCGACCGCACCAAGACGATCACGATTCCCGAGGTAGGCGGCATCGAGGCCATCGGCGGCCTGCTGGGGCAGATTCGCGCCGAGAACCCCAACACCGTCTTCGTGGGCGTGGGCGACATGACGGGCGCGAGTCCCCTGATCAGCGCCCTGCTGCGCGACGAGCCCACCATCAAGGCGCTGTCGCAGCTCGGGATGCAGGTCAACGTGCTGGGCAACCACGAGTTCGACTATGGGCTGACCGAACTCCAGCGCTTCCAGAAGGGCGGCTGCGCGAGCAACGACCTCACCCGCGCGTGCAAGTTCGAGAACACCTTCGCGGGGGCGGGGTTTTCCTACATCGCCGCCAACGTGGTGGACGAGAAGACCGGCGCCCGCGTCTTCCCGGCCTACAAGATGGTCAAGGTCGGCGGGGCGAACGTCGCCTTCGTGGGGGCCGTGCTGAGGGACACCCCCACCGTCGTGACGCCCTCGGGCGTGGCGGGCCTGCGCTTCGAGGACGAGGTGACGGCGATCAACCGCGTGGTGCCGCTGCTCAAGGTGGCGGGAGCCGACGCCATTGTGGCGCTGGTTCACCAGGGGGGCGCGGCGAGCGACGCCTTTGACATCGTGGACTGCAAGACCCTGACCGGCCCCATCGTGGACATCGCCAAGACCCTGGACCCCGCGATCAGCGCGGTCATGACCGGGCATACCCACAACGGCTACAACTGCCGCGTCGAAGGTCCGGACGGGCAGCCGCGCACCGTGATTCAGGGCAGCTCCAACGGCCGGTTGCTCCAGCGCCTCGACCTCAAGATCGATACCGTAGGGAACCGCGTGCTGGACATCAAGGCGCAGAACGTCCTCGTGAACGTGGCGACCGCCCCCAAGGACCCGGCCATGACCGCCATCGTGCAGAAGGCCAAGGCCCTGACCGACCCGGCCGCCGCGCAGGTCGTCGCCACCCTGGGCGTCGAGCAGATCACCCGCACCGCCAACGCGGCGGGCGAGAGTGCGCTGGGCGACGTGATCGCCGACTCGCAGCTCGCCGCCACCCGCGCTCCGGAAAAGGGCGGCGCCGTGATCGCTTTCATGAACCCCGGCGGCATCCGCGCCGACCTGCCCGTCAGGCCGAACCCCACACGCACCGTGACCTACGGCGACGTGTTCACAGTGCAGCCCTTCGGCAACACCCTGACCGTGGTGACCCTCACGGGCGCCCAGATCAAGGCCGTGCTCGAGCAGCAGTTCGACAACCCCAGCCCCGGTGGCAACCGCATCCTGCAAGTCAGCCAGGGCTTCGCCTACACCTGGGACAACAGCAAGCCCAAGGGCAGCAAGGTCGTGAGCATGACCCTGAACGGCGCGGCCATCGACCCCGCCGCGAACTACCGCGTCACCATCAACAACTTCCTCGCCGACGGCGGCGACAACTTCACCGTCTTCACCCAGGGCACCAACCGCACGGGCGGCGACGTGGACCTCGACGCCTTCCAGAACTACCTCAAGGCGAACACGGTCACGCCGGGACCGCTGAACCGCATCACCCGCCTGAACTGA
- a CDS encoding AAC(3) family N-acetyltransferase codes for MLNLRRKPVVTPSDLDEGLAALGLSGSQHVIVHASLRSFGQLEGGAKAVVDALVERTATVVAPAFTYGTLLRQASSPVHQRFHRDLRVSRDIGRVPQELVDRADAVRSFHPTLSFIALGQAAEQVTAAQTLDSPYQPIGALYDLNGFALMMGVDFGSNTSVHYGEHVAGMPLLTRYVPIGTEVRPTAFPNCSAAFGRVKPHVTGQSVTVGSAVLELYRVRDLVDATVRLVTANPEALLCDYSSCRCQEVRRLVRQNGLTPRPHGAA; via the coding sequence GTGTTGAACCTGCGCCGCAAGCCCGTCGTCACGCCCTCCGATCTCGATGAGGGGCTGGCGGCCCTGGGGCTGTCCGGCTCGCAGCATGTGATTGTCCACGCCAGCCTGCGCTCGTTCGGGCAACTGGAGGGCGGGGCGAAGGCGGTGGTGGACGCGCTGGTGGAACGGACCGCGACGGTGGTGGCCCCGGCTTTTACCTACGGCACGCTGCTGCGGCAGGCCTCCTCGCCCGTACATCAGCGCTTTCACCGCGACCTGCGGGTCAGCCGCGACATCGGCCGGGTGCCGCAGGAACTCGTGGACCGCGCCGACGCCGTGCGCTCCTTTCACCCCACCCTGTCCTTTATCGCGCTGGGGCAGGCGGCGGAGCAGGTCACGGCGGCCCAGACGCTGGACAGTCCCTATCAACCTATCGGGGCGCTGTACGACCTGAACGGCTTCGCGCTGATGATGGGCGTGGACTTCGGCAGCAACACCAGCGTCCACTACGGTGAGCACGTGGCGGGGATGCCGCTGCTCACCCGGTATGTGCCCATCGGGACCGAGGTGCGCCCCACTGCCTTTCCCAACTGCTCGGCGGCGTTCGGGCGGGTCAAGCCCCACGTCACGGGCCAGAGCGTGACGGTGGGAAGCGCGGTGCTGGAGCTGTACCGGGTGCGCGACCTGGTGGACGCCACTGTCCGCCTCGTCACGGCGAACCCCGAGGCCCTGCTATGCGACTACTCCTCGTGCCGCTGCCAGGAGGTGCGCCGCCTGGTTCGCCAAAATGGCCTGACGCCGCGCCCGCACGGGGCCGCATGA
- a CDS encoding DUF1622 domain-containing protein, which produces MSAEAVSFLGNFEELVRQVTLTLATGVEAVSAVIVGYAVLESLWRLAVRRVGGRQNMELLRLRLGHWLALVLELLLAADILKTAVAPTWDDIGKLAAIAGIRTALNYFLDREVREEQRIQAEHAAAPAHPLPQNSG; this is translated from the coding sequence ATGTCAGCCGAGGCGGTCAGTTTCCTGGGGAACTTCGAGGAACTCGTGCGGCAGGTCACCCTGACCCTCGCCACCGGGGTCGAGGCGGTGAGCGCCGTGATCGTGGGGTACGCGGTGCTGGAGTCGCTGTGGCGCCTCGCCGTGCGGCGGGTGGGCGGGCGCCAGAACATGGAGCTGCTGCGCCTGCGCCTCGGACACTGGCTCGCGCTGGTGCTGGAACTGCTGCTCGCCGCCGATATCCTCAAGACGGCGGTCGCCCCCACCTGGGACGACATCGGCAAGCTGGCCGCCATTGCGGGCATCCGCACCGCCCTGAACTACTTCCTCGACCGCGAGGTCCGCGAGGAACAGCGCATCCAGGCCGAGCACGCCGCCGCGCCTGCACATCCGCTGCCGCAAAACTCTGGCTGA
- the glnA gene encoding type I glutamate--ammonia ligase, translated as MTPVLSAAARHLLDRLTDEGVEFLRLQFTDILGATKNVEVPRSQFEKALRGDVTFDGSAVEGFTRVEESDMLLAPDLSTFLIYPPFSAEDHEGGRVARLICDVTLPDGTPFGGDPRRVLRQQVERAAALGFEMLVGTEPEFFLFERPVPGSGGRQGTVTHDRAGYFDLAPVDRGERIRREITQHLVGMGFEIEAAHHEVAPGQHEIDFRYAPALEAADRLATFKFVVKRVALEHGLLASFLPKPIAGVSGSGMHCHLSLTRGGENAFADAGAEDGLSPTARQFIAGLLEHAGGMAAITNPLVNSYKRLVPGFEAPVNVAWSTGNRSALIRIPAKRGASTRAEVRMPDPSCNPYLALAVMLAAGLDGIERGLEPPPAIARNIFRMTVREKRHHRVRDLPGDLREAVDELERDEVLAAALGEHVMDRYVTAKRAEWAEYNAAVHAWELERYLELI; from the coding sequence ATGACCCCTGTCCTGTCCGCCGCTGCCCGCCACCTGCTCGACCGCCTGACTGACGAGGGGGTCGAGTTTCTGCGGCTGCAATTCACCGACATCCTGGGGGCGACGAAGAATGTGGAGGTGCCGCGCTCGCAGTTCGAAAAGGCCCTGCGCGGCGACGTGACCTTCGACGGCAGCGCGGTCGAGGGCTTTACCCGCGTCGAGGAGAGCGACATGCTGCTCGCGCCGGACCTCTCCACCTTCCTGATCTACCCGCCCTTTTCCGCCGAGGACCACGAGGGGGGCCGGGTGGCGCGGCTGATCTGCGACGTAACGCTGCCGGACGGCACGCCCTTCGGGGGCGATCCCCGGCGGGTGCTGCGGCAGCAGGTCGAGCGGGCCGCCGCCCTGGGGTTCGAGATGCTGGTGGGCACCGAGCCGGAGTTCTTCCTGTTTGAGCGCCCGGTGCCCGGCAGCGGCGGGCGGCAGGGAACGGTCACGCACGACCGGGCCGGGTATTTCGACCTCGCGCCCGTGGACCGGGGCGAGCGCATCCGGCGGGAGATCACCCAGCACCTCGTCGGGATGGGCTTCGAGATCGAGGCCGCCCACCACGAGGTCGCGCCGGGGCAGCACGAGATCGACTTTCGCTACGCGCCCGCGCTGGAAGCCGCCGACCGCCTCGCCACCTTCAAGTTCGTGGTCAAGCGGGTGGCGCTGGAACACGGGTTGCTGGCGAGCTTCTTGCCCAAGCCCATCGCGGGGGTCAGCGGCTCGGGGATGCACTGCCACCTCAGCCTGACGCGCGGCGGCGAGAACGCCTTCGCCGACGCAGGGGCCGAAGACGGCCTCTCGCCGACGGCGCGGCAGTTCATCGCGGGGCTGCTGGAACACGCCGGGGGCATGGCGGCGATCACCAACCCGCTGGTAAACAGCTACAAGCGGCTGGTCCCCGGCTTCGAGGCCCCGGTCAACGTGGCCTGGAGCACCGGGAACCGTTCGGCGCTGATTCGCATTCCGGCCAAGCGCGGCGCCTCCACCCGCGCCGAGGTGCGGATGCCGGACCCCAGCTGCAACCCTTACCTTGCGCTGGCGGTGATGCTCGCGGCGGGGCTGGACGGCATCGAGCGCGGGCTGGAACCCCCGCCTGCCATCGCGCGGAACATTTTCCGGATGACCGTGCGCGAAAAACGGCACCACCGGGTGCGCGACCTGCCGGGCGACCTGCGCGAGGCCGTGGACGAACTGGAGCGCGACGAGGTGCTGGCCGCCGCGCTGGGCGAGCACGTCATGGACCGCTATGTCACCGCCAAGCGCGCGGAGTGGGCCGAGTACAACGCGGCGGTACATGCCTGGGAACTGGAGCGCTACTTGGAGCTGATCTAG
- a CDS encoding glutamine synthetase III family protein encodes MNHDFDVLTAARSWRVERGEVPTPAEVVSELFARDVLTLEQLKARLSKPAYKSLRATVERGERLDPGIADTVALAMKTWAMERGATHYTHWFQPLTGSTAEKHDAFVSPNGDGLAIAAFSGKELIQAEPDASSFPSGGLRATFEARGYTAWDPSSPAFIIRHSNGATLCIPTAFASWTGEALDLKTPLLRSAEALNKAVAPALHLFGASEGTRVGSTVGAEQEYFLVAEEYYFRRPDLVMTGRTLFGARPPRGQELEDHYFGAIPDRVLSFMTDAELQLYALGIPVKTRHNEVAPGQFEIAPIFEQSNVAADHQQLLMQVLSNTARKYGLVCLMHEKPFAGVNGSGKHCNWSMGTDAGENLLEPGDTPHENLQFLFFCTAVLKAVDEHQDLLRISVAGASNDHRLGANEAPPAILSIFLGSELTDILDRIESGEGGRGPEAGLLGLGSSVLPRIPRHAGDRNRTSPFAFTGNKFEFRAVGSSQSISFPVTVLNTIVADAVQTLTAELQARLTRGLELDEAVGELVRETYAAHKRIVFNGDGYSEEWHREAEEERGLLNLRTSVDAIEHLGDEKNVRLFGGFGVLTERELAARQEILFDIYFKTVNIEGETTESVAQTMILPAAVAYLGDLARAGGSRAVRETTAEVEAAADELYDALGTLREQNRALGGDTVHEKAYHMRDQILPAMAGVRQAADRLEKLVADAHWPLPTYRQMLFVK; translated from the coding sequence ATGAACCACGACTTTGACGTGCTCACCGCCGCCCGCAGCTGGCGGGTCGAACGGGGCGAGGTGCCCACACCCGCTGAGGTCGTCAGCGAACTGTTCGCCCGCGACGTGCTGACGCTCGAGCAGCTCAAGGCCCGGCTCTCCAAGCCCGCCTACAAGAGCCTGCGGGCGACCGTGGAACGCGGCGAGCGGCTCGACCCCGGCATCGCGGACACGGTCGCGCTCGCCATGAAGACGTGGGCGATGGAGCGCGGCGCGACCCACTACACCCACTGGTTCCAGCCGCTGACCGGCTCGACCGCCGAGAAGCACGACGCGTTCGTCTCGCCCAACGGGGACGGCCTGGCGATCGCGGCCTTCAGCGGCAAGGAACTCATCCAGGCCGAGCCCGACGCCTCCTCCTTTCCGTCGGGCGGGCTGCGGGCCACCTTCGAGGCGCGGGGGTACACGGCCTGGGACCCCTCCAGCCCGGCCTTTATCATCCGGCACAGCAATGGGGCGACCCTGTGCATCCCGACGGCCTTCGCCTCGTGGACGGGCGAGGCGCTCGACCTCAAGACGCCGCTGCTCAGATCGGCCGAGGCGCTGAACAAGGCCGTCGCGCCCGCGCTGCACCTCTTCGGCGCATCCGAGGGCACGCGGGTGGGGAGCACGGTGGGGGCCGAGCAGGAATACTTCCTGGTGGCCGAGGAGTACTACTTCCGCCGCCCCGACCTCGTGATGACCGGGCGGACCCTGTTCGGGGCGCGGCCCCCACGCGGGCAGGAACTCGAAGACCACTACTTCGGCGCGATTCCCGACCGGGTGCTGAGCTTCATGACGGACGCCGAGCTGCAGCTTTACGCGCTGGGCATCCCGGTCAAGACCCGCCACAACGAGGTCGCGCCGGGGCAGTTCGAGATCGCGCCCATCTTCGAGCAGAGCAACGTGGCCGCCGACCACCAGCAGCTGCTGATGCAGGTGCTCAGCAACACCGCCCGCAAGTACGGCCTGGTCTGTCTGATGCACGAGAAGCCCTTCGCGGGCGTGAACGGCTCCGGCAAGCACTGCAACTGGAGCATGGGCACCGACGCAGGCGAGAACCTGCTCGAACCCGGCGACACCCCGCACGAGAACCTCCAGTTCCTGTTCTTCTGCACGGCGGTGCTCAAGGCCGTGGACGAGCATCAGGACCTGCTGCGCATCTCGGTCGCGGGCGCCAGCAACGACCACCGCCTCGGCGCGAACGAGGCCCCGCCCGCGATCCTCTCGATCTTCCTGGGCAGCGAACTCACCGACATCCTTGACCGTATCGAATCCGGCGAGGGCGGGCGCGGGCCGGAAGCCGGGCTGCTGGGCCTGGGCTCCAGCGTCCTGCCGCGCATTCCTCGCCACGCCGGGGACCGCAACCGCACCAGCCCCTTCGCCTTTACCGGCAACAAGTTCGAGTTCCGGGCAGTGGGGTCCTCCCAGAGCATCTCCTTTCCGGTGACGGTGCTGAACACCATCGTCGCCGACGCGGTGCAGACCCTGACCGCCGAGTTGCAGGCCCGCCTGACGCGCGGCCTGGAACTTGACGAGGCGGTGGGTGAACTCGTGCGCGAGACGTATGCGGCCCACAAGCGCATCGTCTTCAACGGGGACGGCTACTCCGAGGAGTGGCACCGCGAGGCCGAGGAGGAGCGCGGGCTGCTCAACCTGCGGACCAGCGTGGACGCCATCGAGCACCTGGGAGACGAGAAGAACGTGCGGCTGTTCGGGGGCTTCGGCGTCCTCACCGAGCGCGAACTCGCAGCGCGGCAGGAGATCCTCTTCGACATCTATTTCAAGACGGTGAACATCGAGGGCGAGACGACCGAATCGGTCGCCCAGACGATGATCCTGCCCGCCGCCGTGGCGTACCTCGGCGACCTCGCCCGCGCCGGGGGCAGCCGGGCGGTGCGCGAGACGACCGCCGAGGTGGAAGCCGCCGCCGACGAGCTGTACGACGCCCTGGGGACCTTGCGCGAGCAGAACCGTGCGCTGGGCGGCGACACTGTGCATGAGAAGGCCTACCACATGCGCGACCAGATTCTCCCCGCGATGGCCGGGGTGCGGCAGGCCGCCGACCGCCTGGAAAAGCTGGTGGCCGACGCGCACTGGCCGCTGCCGACCTACCGGCAGATGCTGTTCGTGAAGTAA